Proteins found in one Dehalococcoidia bacterium genomic segment:
- the tpx gene encoding thiol peroxidase, translating into MKERKAVVTFHGNPLTLLGPEIEVGQKAPHFRLLSTDMKEVELSQSGGKIRLLSVVPSLDTPVCDLQTQRFESEASNFRDVVIYTISMDLPFAQARYCGAHGISNLQTLSDHREASFGAAYGVLIKELRLLGRAVFIIDRNDTIRYVEYVKEVTQHPDYDKAVEALREAVAAN; encoded by the coding sequence ATGAAAGAAAGAAAAGCAGTCGTAACTTTCCATGGCAATCCACTAACGTTGCTGGGGCCAGAGATCGAAGTGGGGCAGAAGGCGCCTCATTTCAGACTATTGTCAACAGATATGAAGGAGGTAGAGCTATCGCAAAGCGGAGGCAAGATCAGGCTTCTCAGCGTCGTACCGTCCCTGGATACGCCGGTCTGCGACCTGCAGACGCAGAGATTTGAAAGCGAGGCGAGCAACTTCAGGGATGTGGTCATATATACGATAAGCATGGACTTGCCTTTTGCCCAAGCCCGCTACTGTGGTGCACACGGTATTAGCAACCTGCAGACTCTTTCTGATCACCGTGAAGCGTCTTTTGGCGCTGCCTACGGGGTTTTAATCAAGGAACTGCGCCTACTTGGCCGCGCAGTTTTCATTATCGACCGCAATGACACTATACGATACGTTGAGTACGTGAAAGAGGTTACACAGCATCCTGACTATGATAAGGCGGTTGAGGCTCTAAGAGAAGCAGTCGCCGCAAATTAG
- a CDS encoding thioredoxin domain-containing protein translates to MSNKYQNRLVLEKSPYLLQHASNPVDWYSWGDEAFTKAQEENKPIFLSIGYSTCHWCHVMGHESFEDPEIGSLMNDTFISIKVDREERPDIDSVYMQVCQIMTGSGGWPLTIIMTPDKEPFFAATYIPREAKFGQIGMLDLIPRIKELWLTRHAEILNSASQITSALQQTSMTMPGKELGEPILHRAYEQLAERFDEQYGGFGGAPKFATPHNLLFLLRHWARTDNQKALYMVEKTLQAVRLGGMYDHIGFGFHRYSTDSQWLVPHFEKMLYDQSMLAMAYTETYQATGKVEYSQTAREIFTYVLRDMAAPGGGFYSAEDADSEGEEGKFYVWRRGEIDHILSAEEADLAFKVFNIQDDGNFMEFTGRKTGNNILHLTASFEEIASDMKMSIPELQRHMEVVRQRLFAYREKRIHPYKDDKILTDWNGLMVAALAKGARVFGESRYTSAAEKATQFILNNMITADGRLLHRHRDGQASVPAYLDDYAFLIYAMLELYETTFKESYLEWALSLNQDLIEHFWDKDNGGFYFTADDSENLLIRQKEIYDGAIPSGNSVAMLNLLRLGRITANPDLDYKAARIGRAFANNVGQSPSSYTQLMVALDFALGLTYEIVLAGDSKAEDMKEMLEAIQARYIPNKVVILRPVDQESPEIDHIAPFAKDLVSIDGKATAYVCINYSCQLPTTDVNTMLGFFNSN, encoded by the coding sequence ATGAGTAATAAATATCAAAATAGATTAGTTCTTGAGAAAAGCCCCTATCTGCTGCAGCATGCATCAAATCCTGTTGATTGGTATTCCTGGGGAGACGAGGCATTTACCAAAGCTCAAGAGGAAAACAAGCCAATATTTTTATCTATAGGGTATTCGACTTGCCACTGGTGCCATGTAATGGGGCATGAGTCATTTGAGGACCCGGAAATAGGCAGTTTAATGAATGATACATTTATTTCTATAAAGGTAGACCGTGAGGAGCGACCTGACATAGATTCAGTATATATGCAAGTTTGTCAGATAATGACAGGCAGTGGGGGCTGGCCTCTTACCATCATTATGACACCTGATAAGGAGCCGTTTTTTGCAGCCACCTACATTCCCAGGGAAGCGAAGTTTGGACAAATTGGAATGCTGGACCTTATACCACGTATTAAGGAACTATGGTTAACTCGACATGCCGAGATTCTTAATTCAGCCAGTCAAATCACTTCAGCTTTACAACAAACATCTATGACTATGCCGGGCAAGGAATTAGGTGAACCTATACTCCATCGTGCTTATGAGCAGCTTGCAGAGCGCTTCGATGAACAGTATGGTGGTTTTGGCGGCGCACCGAAATTTGCGACTCCGCACAACTTGCTTTTTTTACTTCGTCACTGGGCCCGTACTGATAATCAGAAAGCTTTGTATATGGTTGAAAAAACCCTTCAAGCAGTACGACTTGGTGGAATGTATGACCATATTGGATTTGGCTTTCATCGCTATTCAACAGACTCCCAGTGGCTTGTGCCTCACTTTGAAAAGATGCTCTATGACCAGTCTATGTTAGCAATGGCATACACGGAGACTTATCAGGCAACGGGAAAAGTCGAATATTCTCAGACAGCCCGTGAAATCTTTACCTATGTCTTGCGTGATATGGCGGCTCCAGGGGGTGGCTTTTACTCTGCCGAGGATGCCGATAGTGAGGGTGAAGAGGGGAAATTCTATGTATGGAGACGAGGGGAAATCGACCATATATTATCAGCGGAAGAAGCAGATTTGGCCTTTAAGGTGTTCAATATCCAGGATGATGGCAATTTTATGGAGTTTACTGGGAGGAAAACCGGCAACAACATTCTGCACCTTACCGCATCCTTTGAAGAAATCGCCTCCGATATGAAGATGTCCATACCAGAGCTGCAAAGGCATATGGAGGTAGTACGACAGAGACTATTCGCCTACCGTGAGAAGCGCATTCACCCTTATAAGGACGATAAGATTTTAACCGATTGGAATGGTCTTATGGTCGCTGCATTAGCCAAAGGGGCACGAGTGTTTGGTGAATCCAGGTATACAAGCGCTGCTGAAAAAGCAACGCAGTTCATCCTGAATAATATGATTACTGCCGATGGGAGACTTCTTCACCGCCATCGAGATGGTCAGGCATCAGTACCAGCTTATTTGGATGATTACGCTTTCTTAATCTATGCAATGCTTGAACTATACGAGACGACTTTTAAGGAGAGTTACCTAGAATGGGCATTATCACTGAACCAAGATTTAATAGAGCACTTCTGGGACAAAGATAACGGAGGATTTTATTTTACAGCGGATGATAGTGAGAATCTCCTAATTCGCCAGAAGGAGATTTATGATGGTGCAATACCGTCGGGGAATTCGGTCGCAATGTTGAACCTGCTTCGCCTGGGGCGGATAACTGCCAATCCTGATCTTGATTACAAAGCGGCCAGAATAGGCCGTGCTTTTGCCAATAATGTCGGACAATCACCATCATCTTATACCCAACTTATGGTTGCCTTGGACTTTGCTTTAGGACTAACTTACGAAATCGTCCTCGCTGGCGACTCTAAAGCAGAGGATATGAAAGAGATGTTAGAAGCGATTCAAGCGAGATATATACCGAATAAGGTGGTAATTCTTCGTCCGGTGGATCAGGAATCTCCTGAGATCGACCATATTGCCCCGTTTGCTAAAGACCTCGTAAGTATTGATGGTAAGGCCACTGCCTATGTGTGTATAAACTACTCTTGCCAACTGCCGACAACAGATGTCAATACAATGCTGGGGTTTTTCAATTCGAACTAA
- a CDS encoding acetyl-CoA hydrolase/transferase C-terminal domain-containing protein: MSWREEYKSKLCSNEDVAKIVQSHDRLFTPLGLGEPTTAIMDAIADRKDELEDIQYISALSFHPYKIFTPEYRKTFRLMCGFYSQLTMGQHADGSSTFIPVQSSSVALVAEKRQEIDPRRQVMITQVSPPDDHGYVSLGLDLFYTPDMFGKVDRFIGEVNPKMPRTYGDTHHHISQFDRFVEIDEPLFAPPLPEPSETDKRIAENVVRLLRDRDCLQVGIGAVPGQISKLIAGSDLKDLGIHTEMAPMGTRQLVEKGIVTGKYKKTHPNKIVMAFAFGDQELYDFLGNNPLVEFYSASYCNSIPMLVKEKNLVAINGAVEVDLVGTICSESYGDAMRSGTGGQLDFVIGAYWSEGGRAINTLHSTAKGGTVSRIVPYPTKGSRVTVPRHYAQYIITEWGTADLGGLDERERALALIEIAHPKFRDELLEAAKKRLMF, translated from the coding sequence ATGTCCTGGAGAGAGGAATACAAATCGAAGTTATGCAGTAATGAGGATGTAGCGAAGATCGTTCAATCGCACGACCGGTTATTCACCCCCCTTGGCCTCGGTGAGCCTACAACGGCTATAATGGACGCAATCGCGGACCGCAAAGATGAGCTCGAGGACATCCAGTATATATCGGCGCTCAGTTTTCATCCTTACAAGATTTTCACACCCGAGTACAGAAAAACCTTCAGGCTGATGTGCGGCTTTTATTCACAGCTTACCATGGGTCAGCATGCAGATGGCAGTTCAACATTCATTCCGGTTCAAAGCTCCAGTGTAGCTCTTGTTGCAGAGAAGCGGCAAGAAATCGATCCGCGCAGGCAGGTTATGATCACCCAGGTCAGCCCTCCGGACGACCACGGGTATGTATCACTCGGCCTCGACCTGTTCTACACGCCGGACATGTTTGGCAAGGTCGACCGGTTTATCGGCGAGGTCAACCCGAAGATGCCGAGGACCTACGGCGACACGCACCACCACATCAGCCAATTCGACAGGTTCGTTGAGATAGACGAACCCCTGTTTGCGCCTCCGCTGCCCGAGCCGTCAGAGACGGATAAGAGGATTGCGGAGAACGTGGTACGCCTGCTCAGGGACAGGGATTGCCTTCAGGTAGGAATAGGCGCAGTTCCCGGGCAGATATCCAAGCTTATTGCGGGCAGCGATCTCAAGGACCTGGGCATTCACACCGAGATGGCTCCCATGGGCACCCGCCAGCTTGTGGAGAAGGGCATCGTCACCGGTAAATATAAGAAGACCCATCCGAATAAGATAGTCATGGCCTTTGCCTTTGGCGACCAGGAGCTTTACGACTTTCTGGGCAACAACCCCCTGGTCGAGTTCTATTCCGCTTCATATTGCAACTCGATTCCCATGCTGGTCAAGGAGAAGAACCTGGTGGCTATAAACGGCGCTGTCGAGGTCGACCTTGTGGGAACCATCTGCTCGGAGTCTTACGGCGATGCGATGCGCTCCGGCACGGGCGGACAGCTCGACTTTGTAATTGGCGCTTACTGGTCCGAAGGAGGAAGGGCGATCAACACCCTGCACAGCACCGCCAAGGGCGGGACAGTATCACGCATCGTGCCTTACCCGACGAAGGGGTCCAGGGTGACCGTGCCCAGGCACTACGCGCAGTATATAATCACCGAGTGGGGAACCGCTGACCTTGGGGGCCTGGATGAAAGAGAGCGCGCCCTGGCTCTTATCGAGATAGCGCATCCCAAGTTTAGAGATGAGCTTCTAGAGGCAGCCAAAAAGAGACTCATGTTTTAA
- a CDS encoding isoprenylcysteine carboxylmethyltransferase family protein → MSDRTGHDKRKDLAGEHALSDIGQLLLLFTFLTAWILDSFIFSYSTFISNYVPLYVKVPLSVIILFSAGYLARTGLSIVFGEIREQPSVIRKGVFGIVRHPIYLGAILFYLGLLVITFSIIAIGIWVLIITFYYFNSKHEEKLLLGKFGKDYEDYKKEVPMLIPRMRRRGTP, encoded by the coding sequence ATGTCTGATAGAACGGGACATGATAAAAGAAAGGATTTAGCAGGTGAACATGCGTTAAGTGATATAGGACAGCTCTTGCTTTTATTCACGTTCTTAACTGCATGGATACTTGATTCCTTTATATTCAGCTATTCAACCTTCATTTCAAATTATGTTCCGCTGTATGTAAAAGTGCCGTTATCAGTAATTATTCTGTTCAGCGCAGGATATTTGGCAAGGACTGGCCTGAGTATTGTGTTTGGCGAAATCAGAGAACAGCCAAGTGTTATTAGAAAGGGAGTTTTCGGCATTGTTCGCCATCCTATATATCTAGGGGCCATATTGTTTTACTTAGGTCTATTGGTAATAACTTTTTCGATCATTGCAATAGGTATTTGGGTTCTTATCATTACCTTCTACTATTTTAACTCAAAACATGAGGAAAAACTGTTGTTGGGTAAATTTGGCAAGGACTATGAAGATTATAAGAAAGAGGTTCCAATGTTGATTCCTCGAATGAGAAGAAGGGGGACACCATGA
- a CDS encoding SHOCT domain-containing protein, whose product MCYLHDGMGWWMAFGGIFMLLFWGAVIALVVWGISRLRGGRGSSTGPAEKRTPLDIAKERYAKGEISQEEFEQIKKDLS is encoded by the coding sequence ATGTGTTATTTGCATGACGGCATGGGATGGTGGATGGCGTTTGGTGGCATATTTATGCTGTTATTCTGGGGCGCTGTCATCGCTCTAGTGGTCTGGGGGATAAGTAGGCTTAGAGGAGGCAGGGGCTCCAGTACAGGCCCTGCGGAAAAGCGCACCCCGCTGGACATAGCTAAGGAGCGCTACGCCAAAGGCGAGATCTCGCAGGAAGAGTTTGAGCAGATCAAGAAGGACCTATCCTAG
- a CDS encoding YHS domain-containing protein, which translates to MAKDPVCNMEVDEKVAAGTSEYKGKTYYFCAPGCKKAFEQAPEKYLSEEEK; encoded by the coding sequence ATGGCTAAGGATCCTGTTTGCAATATGGAAGTGGATGAGAAAGTCGCTGCGGGAACTTCTGAATACAAAGGGAAGACCTACTATTTTTGTGCGCCTGGCTGCAAGAAGGCTTTTGAGCAAGCTCCTGAGAAGTACCTCAGCGAGGAAGAGAAATAG
- a CDS encoding vitamin B12 dependent-methionine synthase activation domain-containing protein, whose translation MISITDIPFNLNSDQLSETLHINLGTSLSRELEELVSVVQEIGKPKALYKVSFIDNKDTDSITIEDVTFTSLALRTNLDSVNRVFPYIATCGTEIDEIVIENDDLEKKVWLYYIKLNLLQTSIQYLIEQIKERYKVSDLSTMNPGSGDASVWPIEQLKELFSIFSDVERLIGVRLTDSLVMVPDMSVTGILFSSETSFQSCQLCHRANCPIRRAPFNKELWEDMHEACEVGDGGAMAEAAEDIHSEGFGYMPCHEEGYHTHEDGSQAPTNPRGGMWDHMDGGMMDW comes from the coding sequence ATGATCTCGATAACTGACATTCCGTTTAATCTGAATTCCGACCAGCTGTCTGAAACGCTTCATATTAACTTAGGTACTAGTCTCAGTAGAGAGTTGGAAGAGCTCGTTAGTGTAGTACAAGAGATTGGAAAACCGAAAGCCCTATATAAAGTTTCCTTCATAGACAATAAAGATACTGATTCCATCACAATAGAGGATGTTACATTTACCAGCCTCGCTTTAAGGACAAACCTTGATTCGGTTAACCGTGTATTTCCATATATTGCGACATGTGGTACCGAAATTGATGAAATTGTGATAGAAAATGACGATTTAGAGAAGAAAGTCTGGCTGTATTACATCAAACTGAACCTCCTGCAAACCAGTATTCAGTATTTGATAGAGCAAATAAAAGAGCGTTATAAAGTATCTGATTTATCCACCATGAACCCGGGTTCCGGTGATGCTAGTGTATGGCCCATCGAACAACTGAAGGAATTATTTTCCATTTTTAGTGATGTTGAAAGGCTTATTGGTGTAAGGTTGACGGATTCACTTGTAATGGTACCGGACATGTCAGTTACAGGTATCCTTTTTTCTTCGGAGACTTCCTTTCAGAGCTGCCAACTGTGCCATCGTGCCAATTGCCCCATCCGAAGAGCTCCTTTTAATAAAGAGCTCTGGGAAGATATGCACGAAGCCTGTGAGGTTGGTGACGGGGGTGCAATGGCTGAAGCAGCCGAGGATATACACAGCGAAGGCTTTGGCTACATGCCATGCCACGAGGAAGGCTATCACACACATGAGGATGGAAGCCAAGCACCTACCAATCCTCGGGGTGGAATGTGGGATCACATGGACGGGGGTATGATGGACTGGTGA
- a CDS encoding glutamine synthetase family protein → MASGVEAAREQVLKIAKEQDVKFIRLWFADILGFLKSVSITVEELERALEDGIGFDGSSIEGFARIDESDMVAMPDPLTFCMLPWRPKQHAVARMFCDILKPGGEPFQGDPRYVLKRNLKRASDLGYTFYVGPELEFFYFQDAEGAKPLDQGGYFDLTPSDVVTDMRRETVLAIEEMGLKVEFAHHEVAPSQHEIDLRYAEALNMADGVMTYRLVVKQVAQKYGVYATFMPKPIAGVNGNGMHVHQSLFKGERNAFFDKDDAYHLSKIGKCYVAGLLKHAAEITAITSQWVNSYKRLIPGYEAPVYISWARRNRSDLIRIPEYQPGKENATRVEFRSPDPACNPYLAFAVMLAAGLEGVEKGYELPPPVEENVFEMAEEERERRGIDTLPGNLFEAIKVTEGSHLVRKALGDHVFDTFIKNKKIEWDQYRTQVTDYEMRRYLPIL, encoded by the coding sequence ATGGCAAGCGGGGTTGAAGCGGCCAGAGAGCAGGTTCTTAAGATAGCCAAGGAGCAGGATGTAAAATTCATCAGGCTGTGGTTCGCCGACATCCTGGGCTTTTTAAAGAGCGTTTCCATCACGGTAGAGGAGCTGGAGAGGGCGCTGGAGGATGGGATAGGTTTCGATGGCTCCTCAATCGAGGGTTTTGCCCGGATCGATGAAAGCGATATGGTGGCAATGCCCGATCCCCTAACCTTTTGCATGCTTCCCTGGAGGCCCAAGCAGCATGCGGTAGCCAGGATGTTTTGCGACATCCTCAAGCCCGGTGGCGAGCCCTTCCAAGGCGACCCCCGCTATGTGTTGAAGCGGAACCTGAAACGGGCGTCCGACCTCGGTTACACCTTCTATGTGGGGCCAGAGCTGGAGTTTTTTTACTTCCAGGATGCCGAGGGAGCTAAACCCCTGGATCAGGGCGGGTACTTCGACTTAACCCCATCGGACGTAGTCACCGACATGCGTCGCGAGACTGTACTCGCCATTGAAGAGATGGGCCTCAAGGTGGAGTTTGCTCACCACGAAGTGGCCCCGAGTCAGCACGAGATCGACCTGAGGTATGCCGAGGCCCTTAATATGGCCGATGGCGTGATGACCTATCGCCTGGTGGTGAAGCAGGTAGCCCAGAAGTACGGTGTTTATGCCACCTTTATGCCCAAGCCTATCGCTGGGGTGAATGGCAATGGCATGCATGTGCACCAATCGCTATTTAAGGGCGAGCGCAACGCCTTCTTCGATAAGGATGATGCATATCACCTATCCAAAATAGGGAAATGCTATGTGGCGGGGCTACTGAAACATGCCGCGGAGATAACCGCCATCACCAGCCAGTGGGTCAATTCCTATAAGAGATTGATCCCGGGCTATGAAGCGCCGGTCTATATCTCCTGGGCCCGCAGAAACCGCTCTGACCTCATCCGCATCCCCGAGTACCAGCCGGGGAAGGAGAATGCTACCCGGGTAGAGTTCCGCTCGCCGGACCCCGCCTGCAACCCCTACCTCGCCTTCGCCGTAATGCTGGCCGCCGGGCTCGAGGGGGTTGAGAAGGGTTACGAGCTACCCCCGCCAGTGGAGGAGAACGTGTTTGAGATGGCTGAGGAGGAGCGGGAGCGCAGGGGGATCGATACGCTGCCGGGGAACCTGTTCGAGGCCATTAAGGTCACAGAGGGGAGCCATCTGGTGCGAAAAGCCCTCGGTGACCATGTTTTCGATACCTTCATTAAGAACAAGAAGATCGAGTGGGACCAATACCGCACCCAGGTAACCGACTACGAGATGAGGCGCTATCTGCCCATCCTGTGA
- the prmC gene encoding peptide chain release factor N(5)-glutamine methyltransferase — protein MTTTIKKARHQASQTLAAHAIDDALLEAELLLMHLLGVDRAHLYVRLEDELLPDDEHALDRLIDRRLSREPMSYITGHREFFGQDFHVAPGVLIPRAESELLVEEALDLVERHRPDSLHCSQGFEGVETSGEELPAGHKLATLEKFQKIADIGTGCGAIAISLALRLPWATVYATDISPRALEIAAINCERHRVQVHLLEGDLLDPLPEPVDIIIANLPYVRDEELGELGAEIRIYEPRVALAGGRDGLDKVRQLLADAPQKLRPGGVILLEIAPPQGPALTSWVKGLFPEAWIELLADLGGAARVLKVVLTGHRVQI, from the coding sequence GTGACCACAACCATAAAGAAGGCCCGCCACCAGGCTTCGCAAACCCTGGCCGCTCACGCTATCGATGATGCCCTATTGGAAGCAGAGCTGCTTCTCATGCACCTTTTAGGCGTCGACCGCGCTCACCTCTATGTCCGACTTGAGGATGAACTCCTACCCGATGATGAGCATGCCCTTGACCGGCTGATAGATCGTCGCCTCTCTCGTGAGCCTATGTCCTATATTACCGGTCACCGGGAGTTTTTCGGCCAGGACTTCCACGTAGCCCCCGGGGTGCTAATCCCCAGGGCGGAGAGTGAGCTCCTGGTGGAGGAGGCACTCGATTTGGTGGAGCGCCATCGCCCGGATAGTCTACACTGCTCCCAGGGGTTTGAAGGGGTTGAAACGTCAGGGGAAGAACTGCCAGCCGGGCATAAACTGGCGACGCTGGAAAAATTCCAGAAGATCGCGGATATCGGAACTGGCTGTGGGGCCATCGCCATCTCCCTGGCACTGCGCCTGCCGTGGGCGACAGTCTATGCCACCGACATCTCACCGCGCGCATTGGAGATTGCGGCGATCAATTGCGAGCGGCATAGGGTTCAGGTCCATCTCCTGGAGGGTGACCTGCTGGATCCCCTTCCTGAGCCGGTGGATATCATCATCGCCAACCTGCCCTATGTTAGGGACGAGGAACTGGGGGAGCTCGGCGCAGAGATAAGGATATACGAGCCTAGAGTGGCCCTCGCCGGGGGTCGAGATGGGCTGGATAAGGTGCGTCAGCTGCTGGCTGATGCGCCCCAGAAGCTTCGCCCCGGGGGCGTAATCCTTCTCGAGATCGCGCCCCCTCAGGGGCCGGCGCTGACCTCATGGGTAAAGGGCCTCTTCCCCGAGGCTTGGATAGAGCTCCTCGCCGACCTCGGTGGCGCAGCTCGGGTATTGAAGGTAGTGTTGACAGGGCATCGAGTACAGATATAA
- the prfA gene encoding peptide chain release factor 1, which yields MQERLETLENRYEELNRLMAQPGVIADMERLHGLAKEQAGIGDLVAKYRDYKKTSRDLEETRAMLEKGMDDEMAALVREELASLEARLESLTGELEEALTPKDAYAEKDVIVEVRAGAGGEEAALFAADLLRMYTRYAETRGWQVDVIDSSQSGVGGFKEVIFEVKGKGAYSRLKYERGVHRVQRVPVTESSGRIHTSTATVAVMPEAEDVEVNIKPDDLRVDIFCSGGHGGQNVNKVATAVRITHLPTGIMAICQDERSQSRNKTRAMAVLRARVFDQEQRRHFEEIARERRSQVGTGDRSEKIRTYNFPQGRVTDHRIGLNLHNLESILGGEIDSLIDHLASHDRANRLEEA from the coding sequence ATGCAGGAGAGACTGGAAACCCTGGAAAATCGTTATGAGGAGCTGAACCGGCTCATGGCCCAGCCCGGAGTTATCGCCGATATGGAGCGCCTGCATGGTCTGGCTAAGGAGCAGGCAGGGATTGGCGACCTGGTGGCCAAATATAGGGATTATAAGAAGACGTCTCGGGATCTTGAAGAGACACGCGCCATGCTGGAAAAGGGCATGGACGATGAGATGGCGGCACTGGTGCGGGAAGAGCTGGCAAGCCTCGAAGCGCGCCTTGAGAGCCTGACCGGGGAACTGGAGGAAGCCCTTACCCCCAAGGATGCCTATGCTGAGAAGGATGTCATTGTGGAGGTTCGCGCTGGTGCCGGTGGTGAGGAGGCCGCCCTCTTTGCCGCAGATTTGCTCCGGATGTACACCCGATACGCTGAAACCAGGGGTTGGCAGGTGGATGTGATCGACAGTAGCCAGAGCGGCGTTGGTGGGTTTAAGGAGGTCATATTCGAGGTCAAGGGGAAGGGCGCCTATAGCAGGCTCAAGTACGAGCGAGGTGTGCACCGGGTGCAGCGGGTGCCGGTCACCGAGTCAAGCGGTCGCATTCATACCTCCACCGCTACCGTCGCCGTCATGCCCGAGGCTGAGGACGTGGAGGTGAATATCAAACCCGATGACCTCAGGGTGGACATCTTCTGCAGCGGGGGTCATGGGGGGCAGAACGTGAACAAGGTAGCCACTGCGGTGCGCATCACCCATCTACCTACCGGGATTATGGCCATCTGTCAGGATGAGCGCTCCCAGTCCAGGAACAAGACGAGGGCAATGGCGGTGCTGCGGGCTCGCGTCTTCGACCAGGAGCAAAGAAGACATTTTGAGGAGATCGCCAGAGAGCGACGCTCTCAGGTTGGTACCGGGGATCGCTCCGAGAAGATTCGTACCTACAATTTCCCCCAGGGAAGAGTAACCGACCACCGCATCGGGCTCAACCTTCACAACCTGGAAAGCATCCTTGGTGGGGAGATCGACTCCCTCATCGACCATCTGGCTTCGCACGATCGGGCGAATCGGCTGGAGGAGGCGTGA
- the hisS gene encoding histidine--tRNA ligase, which produces MYKAPRGTADVLPAEQAYFRYVEERAAEICQRYGYVRIDTPVFEDSRLFIRTIGPGTDIVEKETYSFYDRSGHMMTLRPEGTAPICRAYLEHGMHNLPLPVRLYYFASIFRYERPQKGRYRQHRQFGYEALGEGDPALDAEVIEMARCFFKSLGLRRLSMQVNSIGCKKCRPVYLKKLKGYYSQYIDQLCPECKTRYGKNPIRLLDCKKPSCQGAANGAPKSTASLCPECREHFKDVLGHLRLVKIPFKQNHRLVRGLDYYTRTVFEVQPQGDGGAQSALGGGGRYDDLIEELGGKPTPAIGFAAGIERTVLNLKEHDITLPAPKAQGIYIAYVGDKAKEEAVKLTARLRGAGLPVYRSFGQKSLKAQMRQANASGADQAFIFGEDEIKNGKVVYRDMVEGEQWEVSVDEVIALLTQV; this is translated from the coding sequence TTGTATAAGGCACCGAGAGGAACAGCGGATGTACTGCCCGCGGAACAGGCTTACTTCAGATACGTGGAGGAGCGGGCAGCCGAGATTTGCCAGCGTTATGGCTACGTACGCATCGATACCCCGGTCTTCGAGGATTCCCGCCTTTTTATTCGTACCATCGGCCCGGGCACGGACATCGTGGAGAAGGAGACCTACAGCTTTTACGATCGCAGTGGTCACATGATGACCCTGCGCCCCGAGGGCACTGCCCCGATATGTCGTGCTTACCTGGAGCATGGTATGCATAACCTGCCCCTGCCGGTAAGGCTCTATTACTTTGCCTCCATCTTCAGATACGAGCGGCCCCAGAAGGGTAGATACCGGCAGCATCGGCAGTTTGGCTATGAGGCGCTGGGCGAGGGCGACCCCGCCTTGGATGCCGAGGTAATCGAGATGGCGCGGTGCTTCTTCAAGTCACTCGGATTGCGCAGGCTTTCCATGCAGGTAAACAGCATCGGTTGCAAGAAGTGCCGCCCTGTCTATCTAAAGAAGCTCAAGGGGTATTACTCCCAGTATATCGACCAGCTGTGCCCCGAGTGTAAAACAAGGTATGGCAAGAATCCGATACGCCTGCTTGACTGTAAGAAGCCCTCATGTCAGGGTGCAGCCAACGGTGCTCCTAAAAGCACAGCGTCCCTGTGCCCCGAATGCAGAGAACATTTCAAAGATGTGTTAGGGCATCTCCGTCTTGTGAAGATCCCCTTCAAGCAGAACCATCGTCTGGTGCGGGGCCTGGATTACTATACAAGGACTGTCTTCGAGGTCCAGCCTCAGGGTGACGGGGGTGCACAGAGTGCCCTGGGTGGCGGTGGTCGCTACGATGACCTCATCGAGGAGCTGGGGGGCAAGCCCACACCGGCCATCGGCTTCGCTGCGGGGATAGAGCGGACCGTGCTCAATCTGAAGGAGCATGACATCACCCTGCCGGCACCCAAAGCGCAGGGGATATACATTGCCTACGTGGGGGATAAGGCGAAAGAAGAGGCGGTTAAGCTGACTGCCCGGTTGCGCGGTGCCGGCCTACCGGTCTACCGGAGCTTTGGTCAAAAGAGTCTGAAGGCCCAGATGCGTCAGGCGAATGCCTCAGGGGCAGACCAGGCCTTCATATTTGGAGAGGATGAGATTAAAAACGGCAAGGTGGTCTACCGGGACATGGTGGAGGGGGAGCAGTGGGAGGTTTCGGTGGATGAGGTGATTGCCCTGCTAACGCAGGTTTAA